A single region of the Anaerolineales bacterium genome encodes:
- a CDS encoding branched-chain amino acid ABC transporter permease — protein MNWSLLTKPFRERTTTWAIAAILAFLLIVAMAKATSIGDLGITLLSGLFQGMLLFLVASGLSIIFGLIDVLNLAQGSFFMIGAYVAYEVQHPGGVIDVSAVIPDPNLRFPLAVIAAIGVGALSGTALERGLLRPLYARPIFQLVMTFGVSLVIAEIVKLIWSTTPYSWTDLFGVRESAFEVFGQRFSTYRLFVVGMGAVLIISIGLLLRYTRIGIIIRAGVEDGQMVQALGINVRAVFTLVFTLGCAVAAFGGAVAAPFLGASPSLAGSFLLQAIAVVVLGGMGSYGGTAVGSILVGLSIAVAQSAAVGTNFSALPSVTPMLLLVLVLLLRPSGLFGSVR, from the coding sequence ATGAACTGGTCGCTGCTGACAAAACCCTTCCGCGAACGCACCACGACATGGGCAATTGCGGCGATCCTCGCCTTTCTGCTCATTGTGGCGATGGCAAAGGCGACAAGCATTGGCGATTTGGGGATCACCTTGCTCTCTGGGCTGTTTCAGGGGATGCTGTTGTTCCTCGTCGCCTCAGGATTGTCGATCATCTTTGGCTTGATCGATGTCCTCAATTTGGCACAGGGATCGTTCTTCATGATCGGGGCGTATGTTGCCTATGAGGTGCAGCACCCCGGCGGGGTGATCGACGTGAGCGCCGTCATCCCTGACCCCAACCTGCGCTTTCCACTGGCGGTGATCGCTGCCATTGGCGTGGGGGCGCTCAGCGGCACCGCGCTGGAGCGCGGTCTGCTCCGCCCGCTGTATGCGCGTCCGATTTTCCAATTGGTGATGACCTTCGGTGTCTCGCTGGTGATTGCCGAAATCGTCAAGCTGATTTGGTCAACAACCCCCTACAGTTGGACGGATTTATTCGGCGTGCGGGAGAGCGCTTTTGAAGTCTTTGGGCAGCGCTTCAGCACCTACCGCTTGTTTGTGGTGGGGATGGGCGCGGTGCTAATCATCAGCATCGGCTTGCTGCTGCGCTACACACGGATCGGGATCATCATTCGGGCGGGCGTGGAGGATGGACAGATGGTACAAGCGTTGGGCATCAACGTCCGCGCCGTGTTCACCCTCGTCTTTACCCTCGGCTGCGCCGTTGCCGCCTTTGGCGGGGCGGTTGCCGCGCCATTTTTGGGGGCGTCGCCCTCGCTGGCGGGGTCGTTCCTGCTGCAAGCAATAGCCGTCGTCGTTCTCGGCGGGATGGGCAGCTATGGCGGAACGGCGGTGGGCAGTATTTTGGTCGGCTTGTCCATCGCTGTCGCCCAATCAGCAGCGGTGGGGACGAACTTTTCCGCCTTGCCCAGTGTGACGCCCATGCTCTTGCTTGTCTTGGTCTTACTGCTGCGCCCCAGTGGGCTGTTTGGGAGCGTGAGGTAA
- a CDS encoding ABC transporter ATP-binding protein, whose translation MTDMLLDVTNIHTFIGQFHILEGVSFAVPEGSITALLGRNGAGKTTTLKSIMGITPPTQGTITYGGKPLQGKRIFDIAALGIGYVPEHRAIFKELTVRDNLRIAERRRGDLARNEGMIFELFPDLKRLIDLPGGNLSGGQQQMLAIARALVPENRLLIIDEPSEGLAPVIIEHLMKAIARLAERSTILLVEQNFRVASRLADRYVILDDGQAVSSGLMPDLVKDEALIKRYLGIS comes from the coding sequence ATGACTGACATGCTGCTTGACGTGACGAACATCCATACCTTTATTGGGCAGTTCCATATTTTGGAAGGGGTCAGCTTTGCTGTTCCCGAAGGGAGCATCACCGCCCTGTTAGGGCGCAACGGGGCGGGGAAAACGACAACTCTGAAAAGCATCATGGGCATCACCCCCCCGACGCAAGGGACGATCACCTATGGGGGAAAGCCCCTGCAAGGGAAGCGCATCTTTGATATTGCCGCCCTCGGTATTGGCTATGTCCCCGAACATCGGGCGATCTTCAAAGAACTGACCGTCCGCGATAACCTGCGCATTGCCGAACGGCGGCGGGGAGACCTTGCCCGTAACGAGGGGATGATTTTTGAACTGTTCCCCGACCTCAAGCGGCTGATCGACCTCCCCGGTGGGAATCTCTCCGGCGGGCAGCAGCAGATGTTGGCGATTGCCCGTGCGCTTGTGCCGGAAAATCGTCTGCTCATCATTGACGAGCCAAGCGAAGGTCTGGCGCCGGTGATCATCGAGCACCTGATGAAGGCGATTGCCCGCCTTGCCGAGCGCAGCACGATCCTTCTCGTAGAGCAGAACTTCCGCGTTGCCAGCCGCCTTGCCGATCGCTACGTGATCCTTGACGATGGGCAGGCGGTCAGCAGCGGGCTGATGCCCGATTTGGTGAAGGATGAAGCGCTGATCAAACGCTATTTGGGCATTTCCTAA
- a CDS encoding ABC transporter ATP-binding protein, with protein sequence MVTESPVILEGRNLRKEFGGLIAVEDVSIRVQRGTTHAIIGPNGAGKTTLFNLIGGRYRPTAGTVIFNGRDVTHLPVYRRVHVGMGRSFQITNLFPTLTVMENVRLAAQARGADNLRFLRRADSFTIYMSGAREVLGLVGLGDALNVPANALPHGGKRKLELAILLAADPDLLLLDEPTAGMASESVPELLHIIDTVRRESNKTILLVEHNMQVVMNLADTITVMAAGRILAEGTPAEIAANKTVQEVYLGTLYDAPSAPEAG encoded by the coding sequence GTGGTCACTGAGTCACCAGTCATTTTGGAGGGACGTAACCTCCGCAAGGAATTCGGCGGTTTAATCGCCGTTGAGGATGTCAGCATTCGAGTCCAGCGGGGGACAACCCACGCCATTATCGGACCAAACGGGGCGGGCAAAACAACCCTCTTTAATCTAATCGGCGGGCGCTACCGCCCGACGGCGGGAACGGTGATCTTCAACGGGCGCGATGTGACCCATCTTCCCGTGTACCGCCGCGTTCACGTCGGAATGGGGCGTTCATTCCAGATTACAAACCTGTTTCCCACGCTCACCGTCATGGAAAATGTTCGCCTTGCCGCCCAAGCACGCGGCGCGGACAACCTGCGCTTTCTCCGGCGGGCGGATTCCTTCACCATCTATATGAGCGGCGCCCGTGAGGTGCTAGGGTTGGTCGGCTTGGGAGATGCGCTCAACGTCCCCGCCAATGCCCTGCCACACGGCGGAAAGCGGAAGTTGGAATTGGCGATTCTTTTGGCGGCTGACCCCGATTTACTGCTCTTGGACGAGCCGACGGCGGGCATGGCGTCTGAGAGCGTCCCCGAACTGCTGCACATTATTGATACGGTGCGGCGCGAATCGAACAAGACGATCCTCTTGGTGGAACATAACATGCAGGTTGTCATGAATTTGGCGGATACGATCACCGTCATGGCGGCAGGGCGCATCCTTGCCGAAGGGACTCCGGCAGAGATCGCGGCGAATAAGACCGTTCAAGAGGTCTACTTGGGGACGCTCTACGACGCGCCATCGGCGCCTGAGGCGGGGTGA
- a CDS encoding substrate-binding domain-containing protein, with the protein MSRKVILFVLVFLMAAALIPAFPRAQAQDPLKIGLLVDQSGALTIYGYELEQGFKLGLLYAAGVKLADHNNSLDEALKAVTIAGRPVEVIMRDNGSKPDDAATQARELIEQEGVEILVGAPSSGVMTGVQQVALDSDVILFAAPAASPAITGANFNVNTFRVCRNTFQDFLAFAPYAKENLKGKFVILAIDNDFGKASAGAAQGVLGGAGIEFVGAPIYAPLDTTDFTPYLQQVLASGATAMLPIWAGDSSVTLFQQIAELGVGEKLAVVAAFNSNDIVAKSDPSTIGNISWIVYHYSFPTNDINTWMVNAHKAVYNDVPDLFTECSFATAQALVNAVTTTKGDATPEAMIPALEGLVFEGPKGTYAIRPSDHQALVPMYVAKLANLTDPDQKFYELLAEVPAKAIIPPVLLPEAILADRVKLDEAFMKMIAEMP; encoded by the coding sequence ATGTCTCGTAAAGTGATTCTTTTCGTACTCGTTTTTCTGATGGCGGCGGCATTGATCCCCGCCTTTCCCCGCGCCCAGGCGCAAGACCCCCTGAAGATCGGCTTGCTTGTCGATCAATCGGGGGCGCTGACAATTTATGGTTACGAACTTGAACAGGGGTTCAAGCTCGGTTTGCTCTACGCCGCGGGAGTTAAGTTGGCTGACCACAACAACAGCCTTGACGAGGCGTTGAAGGCAGTCACCATCGCCGGGCGTCCGGTGGAAGTGATCATGCGTGATAACGGCAGCAAGCCCGACGATGCGGCAACACAGGCACGCGAACTGATTGAGCAAGAGGGTGTCGAAATTCTGGTTGGCGCGCCGAGTTCGGGCGTCATGACCGGCGTTCAGCAGGTTGCCCTCGACTCCGATGTGATCCTCTTTGCTGCGCCCGCCGCCTCCCCTGCGATCACTGGCGCAAACTTCAATGTGAACACCTTCCGCGTCTGCCGGAACACCTTCCAAGACTTCCTCGCTTTTGCCCCCTATGCAAAGGAAAACCTGAAGGGGAAATTCGTCATTTTGGCGATTGATAACGACTTTGGAAAGGCTTCGGCAGGGGCGGCGCAAGGCGTCCTCGGCGGGGCTGGGATCGAATTCGTCGGTGCGCCGATCTACGCGCCGCTGGATACGACGGACTTCACCCCCTACCTTCAGCAGGTGTTGGCATCCGGCGCAACGGCGATGCTCCCCATTTGGGCGGGCGATAGCTCGGTGACGCTGTTCCAACAGATTGCCGAACTGGGCGTGGGCGAAAAACTGGCAGTGGTTGCCGCCTTCAACTCGAACGACATCGTGGCAAAAAGCGACCCCTCCACCATTGGGAACATCTCGTGGATCGTCTACCACTACAGTTTCCCCACGAACGACATCAACACCTGGATGGTGAACGCCCACAAAGCGGTTTACAACGATGTTCCCGATTTGTTCACCGAGTGTTCCTTCGCCACCGCCCAAGCGCTGGTGAACGCCGTGACGACGACGAAGGGCGACGCCACCCCAGAGGCGATGATCCCCGCGTTGGAAGGCTTGGTCTTTGAGGGACCGAAAGGGACGTATGCCATTCGTCCTTCTGACCACCAAGCGCTTGTCCCCATGTACGTGGCAAAACTGGCGAACCTGACCGACCCCGATCAGAAATTCTATGAACTTCTGGCGGAAGTGCCGGCGAAGGCAATCATCCCGCCAGTGCTGCTCCCTGAGGCAATCTTGGCAGATCGTGTCAAGCTGGACGAAGCGTTTATGAAGATGATCGCGGAAATGCCCTAA
- a CDS encoding MaoC family dehydratase: MTMTPAITVGMTASRTTPITDEAVRAFAALSGDTNPVHLDESYAATTRFGRRIAHGMFTASLLSAVLGCDLPGVGTVYLSQTLTFKAPVYIGQTITASVEVTAYREDKRITTLKTLCTNQDGIVVLEGEAVVIAPKP; this comes from the coding sequence ATGACGATGACACCTGCCATCACTGTAGGGATGACGGCAAGCCGGACGACGCCGATCACCGATGAGGCAGTCCGAGCATTTGCGGCGCTCTCTGGGGACACCAACCCCGTCCATCTGGATGAGAGCTACGCGGCGACCACCCGTTTCGGGCGGCGCATTGCACACGGGATGTTTACAGCGTCGCTGCTCTCCGCCGTCTTGGGTTGCGACCTCCCCGGTGTGGGGACGGTCTACCTCTCGCAGACACTCACCTTCAAAGCGCCCGTCTATATTGGGCAGACGATCACCGCCAGTGTGGAGGTGACTGCCTATCGAGAGGATAAGCGGATCACGACGCTCAAGACGCTCTGCACCAACCAAGATGGTATCGTCGTTTTGGAGGGCGAGGCGGTGGTGATTGCCCCGAAGCCATAA